In a single window of the Osmia bicornis bicornis chromosome 7, iOsmBic2.1, whole genome shotgun sequence genome:
- the LOC123987985 gene encoding uncharacterized protein LOC123987985, which produces MGQTNIALIQEPWIHKECVGGLNTGCGSLYYDATSTRPRACIFVKKEIAALKLNEFCTADLSAVKVKLNLGGNTSELMVCSAYLPYDSVDPPPTRGFGALIDHCVVTGLHLRHSNLATTGLEILNIDSAPNFVTSRRQKVIDLTLGSAKVAQVVKHWQVRDESTLSDHRLITFNLIGDRGGGTGEAYRNPKATNWALYKEGLKRRLRRLKGHCQRPRTVGEIDQAVKHLSSAITQAYEAACPARTRNSNKRVPWWNKKLDQARKDTRRLLNKAMKANTEPARDNYKRSQQAYKKLIRTSKRTAWKTFCKETEVLLTNNQRETLEHLI; this is translated from the exons ATGGGGCAGACAAATATAGCCCTCATACAAGAACCTTGGATCCACAAGGAATGTGTAGGGGGGCTCAATACGGGGTGCGGCTCACTCTACTATGATGCCACATCCACAAGGCCCAGGGCTTGCATCTTCGTCAAGAAGGAGATAGCGGCCCTGAAACTTAACGAATTCTGCACAGCTGATCTCTCAGCGGTTAAGGTTAAACTTAACCTCGGTGGGAATACGTCAGAGCTGATGGTTTGCTCGGCGTACCTTCCGTATGATTCAGTGGACCCTCCACCTACGAGGGGATTCGGGGCACTGATAGACCACTGTGTTGTCACCGGTCTGCATCTG AGGCACAGCAACCTCGCCACCACGGGTCTGGAGATCCTCAACATAGACTCCGCCCCTAACTTTGTTACCTCCCGTAGACAGAAGGTAATTGATCTGACCCTGGGCTCCGCAAAGGTGGCACAGGTCGTCAAACATTGGCAAGTTCGGGACGAGAGCACACTCTCGGATCATCGCCTTATTACTTTTAACCTAATAGGTGACAGGGGAGGCGGCACTGGCGAGGCTTACAGGAACCCAAAGGCCACCAACTGGGCACTCTATAAAGAGGGCCTGAAGAGGAGGCTGAGGAGGCTAAAGGGGCACTGTCAGCGTCCTAGGACCGTAGGCGAAATTGACCAAGCGGTGAAGCACTTGAGCTCCGCCATCACTCAAGCCTACGAGGCTGCCTGCCCTGCCAGAACCAGAAACAGTAACAAAAGGGTCCCCTGGTGGAACAAGAAATTGGACCAAGCCAGGAAGGACACCCGTAGACTACTGAATAAAGCCATGAAGGCCAATACAGAGCCAGCAAGGGACAACTACAAAAGGTCCCAGCAAGCTTACAAAAAGTTAATAAGAACCAGCAAGAGGACGGCCTGGAAGACCTTCTGCAAAGAGACCGAGGTGCTTCTGACGAACAATCAAAGAGAAACGCTAGAACACCTGATCTAG
- the LOC123987984 gene encoding LOW QUALITY PROTEIN: uncharacterized protein LOC123987984 (The sequence of the model RefSeq protein was modified relative to this genomic sequence to represent the inferred CDS: deleted 1 base in 1 codon) → MKEKVLALALYKQSGRCYRLLESIFHLPSARSLRQILNRINVNTGCNQFICRQLQEKGTTMSSIDKVCCVMFDEMAIQPHVEYDPVSDCIVGFEDCQTIRTMKYADHALVFMIRGIHTGWKFPVAYYFTENQASTAHLVQCNTIYLAGVEICPLYDPPHLMKGIRNNLLNKDIELDFKNEGGMETEIGHLRMPVKQGHDTAEMALFFDRLFDSVNGHSVKPETELRSIVTRKSNHGEFWGSAIKKLSEMRFVSISTHCPVHTTPVLKHWQATIGGFQPLWQLLQRLGFKYFRPRYLNQDPLENFFGCIRSLNYRYTNPTAKHFKSNFKTLLVNNLSSKNSFGNCETICDGNLLLTFETLNTGTPNHNQEYPIENMLHQSTPAISEQNNSVQNNFKKTYQLLLQHLPNICHT, encoded by the exons atgaaagaaaaagttcTTGCGTTGGCATTATACAAGCAGTCTGGAAGGTGTTACAGACTATTAGAAAGTATATTTCACCTTCCGTCTGCAAGATCATTGAGGCAGATCTTAAACAGAATTAATGTCAATACAGGGTGCAATCAATTCATATGTCGACAACTGCAGGAAAAAGGTACAACAATGAGCAGCATAGATAAAGTGTGTTGTGTAATGTTTGATGAGATGGCAATACAACCCCACGTTGAATACGATCCAGTATCGGACTGTATCGTGGGGTTTGAAGATTGTCAGACTATAAGAACGATGAAATACGCAGATCATGCGTTGGTATTTATGATTCGAGGTATACATACCGGGTGGAAGTTCCCTGTTGCATATTATTTTACGGAAAATCAGGCAAGTACCGCACATTTAGTACAAT gTAACACTATCTACCTTGCTGGAGTTGAAATTTGTCCGCTATACGATCCACCTCACCTAATGAAGGGGATCAGAAATAATCTATTAAATAAAGATATAGAATTAGATTTTAAGAATGAAG GCGGAATGGAGACAGAGATTGGCCATCTCCGAATGCCGGTAAAGCAAGGCCATGACACGGCGGAAATGGCGTTATTTTTCGACAGGCTATTCGATTCGGTTAATGGTCATTCGGTAAAGCCCGAAACAGAGCTCCGGAGTATAGTTACCAGAAAATCCAACCATGGCGAATTTTGGGGTAGTGCAATAAAGAAATTGTCTGAAATGCGCTTTGTCAGCATCAGTACTCACTGCCCTGTACATACGACCCCAGTACTCAAACATTGGCAAGCAACAATTGGCGGGTTTCAACCCCTGTGGCAATTATTGCAAAGATTAGGATTCAAGTACTTCAGGCCCAGATATTTAAATCAGGAT ccacttgaaaattttttcGGGTGCATCCGCAGTTTAAATTACAGATACACGAATCCCACAGCAAAACATTTCAAAAGCAATTTTAAAACACTATTAGTCAATAATTTAAGTTCGAAAAATAGTTTCGGAAATTGCGAAACGATTTGCGATGGCAATTTGTTGTTAACATTTGAAACACTAAATACTGGCACTCCCAACCATAATCAGGAATATCCCATTGAAAACATGTTACACCAGAGCACACCAG CAATATCGGAGCAGAATAACAGCGTTCAAAATAACTTTAAAAAAACATATCAGCTCCTGTTGCAACATTTGCCAAATATTTGTCATACGTAG
- the LOC123987983 gene encoding uncharacterized protein LOC123987983 produces MTTEAFIAALKRFIARRGICQNIYSDNGTNFVGASNEIIDIHRTFQKDDKFRHFLTDKRISWHFMPALSPNFGGLWEAAVKCVKHHLKRVVGEELFTFEQFNTFVIEIEAILNSRPLTPLSSDPNDPSALTPAHFLIGSSLTSMPEVDFSEIPSNRLSKWQHIQKVKQNFWSRWYKEYIHQLNVRQKWTKGSHDIKEGSLVVLKDDHLPPLQWHLGRIEEVHPGQDDVIRAVTVRGPSGIYKRNVKQLALLPIQEVV; encoded by the coding sequence ATGACCACCGAAGCGTTTATTGCCGCCTTAAAAAGATTCATCGCGCGAAGAGGAATCTGTCAGAACATTTATTCGGATAATGGAACAAATTTCGTTGGGGCCAGCAACGAAATCATCGACATCCATCGGACGTTTCAAAAGGACGACAAGTTTCGACACTTTCTCACCGATAAGAGAATTTCATGGCATTTTATGCCAGCCTTATCTCCCAATTTTGGTGGTTTGTGGGAAGCTGCGGTGAAATGCGTTAAACACCATTTAAAACGCGTCGTCGGTGAAGAATTGTTCACGTTCGAGCAATTCAACACGTTCGTCATTGAAATTGAGGCGATTCTCAATTCTCGTCCTCTTACTCCATTATCCTCTGATCCAAATGATCCATCAGCCTTAACACCTGCACACTTTCTGATTGGTAGTTCTTTAACGAGTATGCCCGAGGTTGATTTCAGCGAAATACCTTCCAATCGTCTTTCGAAATGGCAACATATTCAGAAGGTGAAGCAGAATTTTTGGTCCAGGTGGTATAAAGAATATATTCACCAGCTAAACGTTCGCCAAAAATGGACCAAGGGGTCACACGATATCAAGGAGGGATCCCTGGTGGTCTTGAAGGATGACCATCTACCACCACTACAATGGCATCTCGGCCGCATCGAAGAGGTTCATCCCGGACAGGACGACGTCATCCGAGCGGTCACTGTACGAGGGCCCAGTGGCATCTATAAACGGAACGTGAAGCAACTGGCGCTATTGCCAATTCAAGAAGTGGTGTAA